A single Xylella taiwanensis DNA region contains:
- a CDS encoding ArnT family glycosyltransferase codes for MTTQRTSHDCWLLLLVALLVLGTGLGLRDPHPADEPRFALVAKQMVDSGEWLFPHRGNELYSDKPPMLMWLQAAFYTVFGNLKVAFLLPSLLAALGTLACVYDLGRRLWTHRIGLYAAYVLLFTFHFTYQAKRAQIDALVMFFITFANYGLLRHLLFGGHWRWWTLGWFAAGLGTITKGVGALALLIVLPAAVASLARWPRVKVHARDVRFWLGPLGFLVAVSLWLGPMVIVALSAQQPEYRAYLNDILLRQTVGRYTKSWDHPQPPWYFLQVMPTMWIPTLLALPWALPAWWRRLRRRDPRYLLPLVWWLLLLVFFSISSGKRDVYILPALPMLCLALAPLLPGLLRKRACRRLLLAFGVVLVLVLAVLGTGVLMRPDWQARVMSGTTLTLDDVRVSAWAILAVASWGVFSLFAFGRRHPSVAVSSVLTVMWLVFGLVLMPVVNNSSSARGVMMAAGKRIGPEAELGLVAWKEQHLLMADRPVATFGFVVPCDQQLDRGIAWQAQWPKKRWLLVEEAAMFSCIDRSISVFVGSSNRRAWWLVPASAVHGACTMTRAERDRLNKQEEGRFE; via the coding sequence ATGACGACCCAGCGTACTTCACATGACTGTTGGCTGCTGCTTCTAGTAGCGTTGCTGGTGTTAGGTACTGGTCTGGGCTTGCGTGATCCGCACCCGGCCGATGAGCCGCGTTTCGCCCTGGTGGCTAAGCAAATGGTCGACAGTGGGGAGTGGTTGTTCCCCCATCGTGGCAATGAGTTGTATTCAGATAAGCCGCCAATGCTGATGTGGTTGCAGGCTGCTTTCTATACTGTGTTCGGCAACTTGAAAGTGGCCTTTCTGCTGCCTTCGTTGTTAGCGGCGCTGGGTACGCTGGCGTGTGTCTATGATCTTGGACGCAGATTGTGGACGCATCGTATCGGATTGTATGCGGCGTATGTATTGCTTTTTACGTTTCATTTCACCTATCAAGCCAAGCGCGCCCAGATCGATGCGTTAGTGATGTTTTTCATCACCTTTGCCAACTACGGTCTGTTACGTCATCTGTTGTTTGGTGGTCACTGGCGTTGGTGGACGCTGGGTTGGTTTGCGGCTGGTCTGGGTACGATCACCAAGGGTGTGGGTGCACTTGCGCTGTTGATCGTGTTGCCGGCGGCGGTGGCTTCATTAGCAAGATGGCCTCGTGTCAAGGTGCATGCGCGTGATGTGCGCTTTTGGTTAGGACCGCTGGGTTTCTTGGTTGCAGTCTCTCTATGGTTGGGGCCGATGGTAATCGTGGCGTTGTCCGCTCAGCAGCCTGAATACCGTGCTTATCTGAACGATATTCTCTTACGGCAGACGGTCGGACGCTATACAAAGTCCTGGGACCACCCACAGCCTCCGTGGTACTTCCTTCAAGTGATGCCCACGATGTGGATTCCGACGCTTTTGGCGTTGCCGTGGGCGTTGCCGGCCTGGTGGCGTAGATTACGCCGACGTGATCCCCGTTACCTGTTACCTCTGGTCTGGTGGCTGTTGCTACTGGTGTTCTTTTCGATTTCCAGCGGCAAGCGGGATGTCTATATCCTGCCTGCGTTGCCAATGTTGTGTTTGGCGCTGGCCCCGTTGCTGCCCGGGTTGCTGCGTAAGCGTGCGTGTCGTCGGCTGCTGCTGGCGTTTGGCGTGGTACTGGTATTGGTACTGGCAGTGCTGGGGACGGGAGTACTGATGCGGCCGGATTGGCAGGCCCGGGTGATGAGTGGGACCACGTTGACCTTGGACGATGTGCGAGTAAGCGCGTGGGCGATTTTAGCGGTCGCGTCATGGGGAGTGTTTAGCTTATTTGCGTTCGGCCGACGCCATCCGTCTGTTGCAGTGTCTTCAGTGCTCACGGTCATGTGGCTGGTCTTCGGACTGGTGCTGATGCCGGTCGTAAATAATTCCAGTTCCGCGCGTGGAGTGATGATGGCTGCGGGCAAGCGCATCGGTCCGGAGGCCGAACTTGGTTTGGTGGCTTGGAAGGAGCAGCACCTGTTGATGGCTGACCGTCCAGTGGCGACCTTTGGTTTTGTAGTGCCTTGTGACCAGCAATTGGACCGTGGTATTGCTTGGCAGGCGCAGTGGCCGAAGAAGCGCTGGTTGCTTGTGGAGGAGGCTGCCATGTTCAGTTGTATCGACCGTAGCATCAGTGTGTTTGTCGGTTCATCAAACCGCCGTGCTTGGTGGTTAGTGCCAGCTTCGGCGGTACATGGGGCTTGCACGATGACCCGGGCCGAGCGCGACCGTTTGAACAAGCAGGAGGAAGGACGTTTTGAGTGA
- a CDS encoding pilin: protein MKKQQGFHLIELMMVLAIISILAGTSVPMYQHYVAKSQVTAALADITPGKINTEIRMAHGMPRTRLANDIDLRAVTTHCHRIDVIVEVAITQSYTDPDGHPRVGSVSAPDSSITCTIHGNAQVNNKIIQWIRISDAHNAKFDDAGNGFDGQWFCVTNVDEAFRPIRCKASLPAMNSWA, encoded by the coding sequence ATGAAAAAGCAGCAAGGGTTTCATTTAATCGAACTCATGATGGTGCTTGCGATTATTTCCATTCTCGCAGGTACCTCTGTGCCGATGTATCAGCATTACGTCGCTAAATCTCAAGTCACGGCGGCCCTGGCTGACATTACGCCTGGGAAGATAAACACCGAGATACGTATGGCACATGGAATGCCGCGCACCAGGCTTGCCAATGATATTGACCTGCGTGCCGTCACGACGCATTGCCACCGCATTGATGTCATTGTCGAGGTTGCCATCACGCAGTCCTATACCGACCCAGACGGCCATCCCAGAGTAGGGAGTGTGAGCGCTCCTGATTCAAGCATCACCTGCACGATTCATGGCAATGCGCAGGTCAACAATAAAATCATCCAGTGGATTCGTATCAGCGATGCGCATAACGCCAAGTTTGATGATGCGGGTAATGGTTTTGACGGCCAATGGTTCTGTGTCACCAACGTGGATGAAGCGTTCAGGCCAATACGCTGCAAAGCCTCTCTGCCTGCAATGAATAGCTGGGCGTAA
- a CDS encoding DUF494 family protein: MKESILAVLLYLFEYYFSENADLIRDRDSLQNGLIQVGFSPSEISKAFEWLDALAANRPTLAHPRVDGPVRVFHGPELDKLDMESRGFLLFLEQQGILDTDQRELVLDRAMALDQEELDLDDLKWVVLMVLFNQPGAEAAYAWMETQMFGNEPEPLH; the protein is encoded by the coding sequence ATGAAAGAAAGCATTCTGGCTGTCTTGCTTTACCTGTTCGAATATTACTTCAGCGAGAACGCGGACTTGATCCGTGACCGTGACTCGCTCCAGAATGGTTTGATTCAAGTGGGTTTCAGCCCATCCGAAATCAGCAAAGCATTCGAATGGCTTGATGCGTTAGCTGCCAATCGCCCGACTTTAGCGCATCCACGGGTAGATGGTCCTGTGCGTGTCTTTCACGGTCCCGAACTAGACAAATTGGACATGGAGAGCCGCGGCTTTCTCCTGTTTCTGGAGCAACAAGGCATACTTGATACCGATCAGCGTGAACTGGTCCTTGACCGAGCAATGGCGCTGGACCAAGAGGAACTGGACCTAGACGACCTAAAGTGGGTAGTACTCATGGTGCTATTCAACCAACCTGGGGCGGAAGCTGCGTACGCATGGATGGAGACTCAGATGTTCGGCAACGAACCAGAACCGCTGCATTGA
- the def gene encoding peptide deformylase — MAFLPILEFPDPRLRTKAVRVSAAEVVSLPFQSLLDDMFETMYAAPGIGLAATQVDVHKRFMVIDVGEEKKVPMVFINPEIVTKEGEQVFQEGCLSVPGVRVDVTRALTIAVRFLDRHGDEQELTADGLLAVCIQHEMDHLDGKLFIDYLSPLKREMVRRKLEKQRRRIS, encoded by the coding sequence ATGGCCTTTTTGCCGATTCTTGAATTCCCTGATCCTCGCTTGCGGACTAAGGCAGTGCGTGTGAGCGCTGCCGAGGTGGTTTCGCTGCCGTTCCAGAGCCTGCTTGATGACATGTTCGAGACCATGTATGCCGCACCCGGTATTGGCTTGGCGGCGACCCAAGTGGATGTGCATAAACGCTTCATGGTCATTGATGTCGGCGAGGAAAAAAAGGTGCCGATGGTCTTTATCAATCCAGAAATTGTCACCAAGGAGGGCGAGCAAGTTTTTCAGGAGGGCTGTTTATCGGTGCCTGGAGTCCGTGTCGACGTGACCCGTGCTCTTACCATTGCGGTGCGCTTTCTCGACCGCCACGGTGACGAACAAGAGCTCACCGCTGACGGGCTGTTGGCGGTCTGCATCCAGCATGAGATGGACCATTTGGATGGCAAGCTGTTCATTGATTATCTCTCACCTCTCAAGCGTGAAATGGTGCGCAGAAAGCTTGAGAAGCAACGTCGGCGTATTTCCTGA
- a CDS encoding RDD family protein produces MVITFYDYRMLHASSTPSTLGKLAVCIKIVQSNRKYIALAQTVNCYFPFLLSHIPLIIGRLITAFIQNQPTLHDVISNTPAVEDGISRVNCTLSARSVGQDV; encoded by the coding sequence ATGGTCATCACCTTCTACGACTACAGGATGCTCCATGCATCCTCCACCCCAAGCACCTTAGGAAAGCTGGCAGTCTGCATCAAGATCGTGCAGAGCAACCGCAAGTACATCGCTCTGGCACAGACAGTAAACTGCTACTTCCCCTTCCTACTCAGCCACATTCCCTTAATCATCGGGCGACTGATCACGGCCTTTATACAAAACCAACCCACCCTGCACGATGTGATAAGCAATACCCCGGCGGTGGAAGATGGGATTTCACGGGTCAACTGCACACTCTCCGCAAGATCAGTTGGACAAGATGTGTAA
- the fmt gene encoding methionyl-tRNA formyltransferase: MRIVFAGTPDFAVPSLRLVAQRADVVAVYTQPDRPAGRGRELTPSPVKVEAVMRGLPVYQPQALRSPEVLEQLRTLRPDLIVVVAYGVILPKVVLAIPGYGCWNVHASLLPRWRGAAPIQRAIEAGDTETGVCLMQMEAGLDTGPVLMSLKTSIVAHETSGQLHDRLAEMGAQILSDGLGLLRAGIRPVPQPQLAAGVTYAHKLDKAEARLDWEQPAELLACRVRAFLPWPVAEAVLIDERVRIHDALALNLDHRQPPGTVLAASKEGIDVACAQGALRLCTLQREGGKMISAADYLNARRDLQVRA; the protein is encoded by the coding sequence ATGAGAATTGTTTTCGCCGGCACCCCGGATTTTGCGGTGCCATCACTGCGTTTGGTGGCCCAGCGTGCCGATGTCGTTGCTGTCTACACGCAACCAGATCGCCCGGCTGGTCGTGGTCGTGAACTGACTCCTTCGCCAGTCAAGGTGGAGGCGGTCATGCGTGGTCTGCCGGTGTACCAACCCCAGGCCTTGCGTTCGCCTGAGGTCCTGGAGCAGCTACGTACACTGCGGCCAGACCTGATCGTTGTGGTTGCCTACGGGGTGATCCTCCCCAAGGTGGTGTTAGCGATTCCGGGCTACGGTTGCTGGAACGTACATGCCTCGCTGCTGCCGCGCTGGCGTGGCGCTGCACCAATTCAGCGCGCGATTGAGGCTGGCGATACCGAGACCGGCGTTTGTCTGATGCAGATGGAAGCTGGTCTTGACACCGGGCCTGTGTTGATGTCGCTGAAGACCTCGATTGTCGCGCATGAGACCAGTGGGCAGTTACACGACCGCCTCGCTGAGATGGGCGCACAGATACTCTCTGATGGCTTGGGCTTGTTGCGCGCCGGGATACGCCCTGTGCCACAACCGCAGTTAGCCGCTGGCGTGACGTATGCGCACAAACTTGACAAGGCTGAAGCACGGCTTGATTGGGAGCAACCAGCCGAATTACTCGCGTGTCGTGTACGGGCGTTTTTGCCATGGCCGGTGGCCGAGGCAGTGTTGATTGATGAGCGGGTGCGCATCCATGATGCGTTGGCCCTGAATCTGGATCACAGGCAGCCGCCGGGCACAGTGCTGGCCGCGAGTAAAGAAGGGATTGATGTCGCCTGTGCGCAGGGCGCGCTGCGTCTGTGCACCTTACAGAGGGAAGGTGGGAAGATGATCTCTGCGGCTGATTACCTCAATGCCCGCCGAGATTTGCAGGTCCGTGCGTGA
- the rsmB gene encoding 16S rRNA (cytosine(967)-C(5))-methyltransferase RsmB, protein MSNGVAPRVVAARVLALVLDQGRSLKAELTAALPMLEDLRDRALVEAMCFAVLRRRPAYEAALTQWLARPLGRGDAELRGLLMAGFAQLDVLKMPPYAALSATVDACRALGWPHRAGLVNAVLRRAQREHLPVVLAETAWPCWLAERIRVDWGAQAEAIFDASLMPAPMWLRVNPHYGDRQTYLQRLHAVGLEAVPSMLAPEALALDCSVPVARLPGFEAGEVSVQDLSAQQVAALLSPAPQARVLDACAAPGGKTVHLLERMPTLRLTALDVDMHRLHRVADTCDRINVKATLCVADATDLAAWWDGESFDAVLLDAPCSATGVVRRQPDVLLHRRADDLPPLLKIQARLLDACWRTLRPGGVLVYVTCSVLRAENQTQLETFLARTADACAEDPGDAYGQPAGPGRQRLPGEQGGDGFFYGKLIKCT, encoded by the coding sequence GTGAGCAACGGTGTTGCACCGCGCGTGGTTGCGGCGCGGGTGCTGGCTCTTGTGCTGGATCAGGGGCGTTCCCTCAAGGCTGAGCTGACCGCAGCGTTACCAATGTTGGAGGACCTGCGCGACCGTGCCCTGGTCGAGGCAATGTGTTTTGCAGTGTTGCGACGGCGGCCGGCTTACGAAGCGGCGCTCACGCAGTGGTTGGCGCGTCCCTTGGGGCGTGGTGATGCGGAGTTGCGCGGCTTGCTCATGGCTGGTTTTGCGCAACTCGATGTCTTAAAGATGCCGCCGTATGCTGCCTTGTCAGCGACGGTTGATGCCTGTCGCGCGCTGGGTTGGCCCCACCGGGCCGGTTTAGTCAATGCGGTGTTGCGCCGTGCTCAGCGTGAACACTTGCCGGTCGTGTTGGCTGAGACTGCTTGGCCGTGTTGGTTAGCAGAGCGCATCCGTGTTGATTGGGGTGCGCAGGCAGAAGCCATTTTTGATGCCAGTCTGATGCCGGCTCCGATGTGGTTGCGGGTTAACCCGCACTACGGTGACCGTCAAACTTATCTGCAGCGCTTGCATGCAGTGGGCTTGGAGGCTGTGCCCAGTATGTTGGCACCCGAAGCGCTGGCTTTGGACTGTTCTGTGCCGGTGGCGCGGTTGCCCGGGTTCGAGGCCGGTGAAGTTTCGGTTCAAGACCTGTCGGCGCAACAAGTTGCGGCGCTGTTGTCACCAGCGCCGCAAGCGCGTGTCCTTGACGCTTGCGCTGCGCCGGGTGGCAAAACCGTGCATCTCTTAGAGCGTATGCCCACACTGCGCTTGACTGCGTTGGATGTAGATATGCACCGGTTGCACCGGGTTGCCGACACGTGTGACCGCATCAATGTGAAGGCAACGCTGTGCGTGGCTGATGCCACTGATCTTGCAGCGTGGTGGGATGGAGAATCGTTTGATGCAGTGCTGCTGGATGCGCCATGCTCAGCGACCGGGGTGGTACGCCGCCAACCGGATGTGCTGCTCCATCGGCGTGCCGACGATCTGCCGCCTTTATTGAAAATTCAGGCCCGACTGCTAGATGCTTGCTGGCGTACCTTGCGCCCCGGAGGGGTACTCGTGTACGTGACCTGTTCGGTGCTGCGCGCCGAGAACCAAACACAGTTGGAAACGTTTCTGGCCAGGACGGCCGATGCGTGCGCCGAGGACCCTGGGGATGCCTACGGCCAGCCCGCCGGCCCGGGGCGGCAGCGCCTGCCAGGCGAGCAAGGCGGTGATGGTTTCTTTTATGGCAAGTTGATCAAGTGCACATGA
- a CDS encoding tyrosine-type recombinase/integrase, with translation MRPKSSHRDLPPRMLRRVRVLNSGKVWESFYYNGRTAQGRRIEIPLGRDLNEAKRKWATLECCQAPADTSLLRFIFDRYAREVIPAKAPKTQKLNKNGLITLRKVFDAVNIDTVTPQHIAQYRDKRGLKTPVSANREIALLSHIWNMAREWGYTAKENPVRGVRKNREKPREFYADDAVWAAVYAKASHEIKDAMDLSYLTGQRPADVLKMRFSDIKDAALEVQQNKTRKKLRILLESDGVRTGLGEVIDRIKARKRKVVNLFLVATPTGNELNEHMLRSRFDRARSAAAQAAGQAGDIALAKRIRTFQFRDIRPKAASELPLEHASKLLGHTEQDITERVYRRVGEVVKPTK, from the coding sequence ATGCGTCCCAAATCAAGCCATCGCGATTTGCCGCCCCGAATGCTACGCCGTGTGCGCGTGTTAAACAGCGGCAAGGTGTGGGAATCGTTTTACTACAACGGACGCACGGCGCAAGGACGCCGCATTGAAATCCCGCTGGGACGGGATTTAAACGAAGCAAAACGCAAGTGGGCCACGTTGGAATGTTGTCAAGCGCCGGCAGACACTAGCTTGCTGCGCTTCATATTTGATCGATACGCGCGTGAAGTGATCCCGGCCAAAGCCCCCAAAACGCAGAAATTAAATAAAAACGGCCTGATCACGTTGCGTAAGGTCTTTGATGCGGTGAATATCGATACGGTGACCCCACAGCACATTGCGCAGTACCGTGATAAACGGGGCCTTAAAACGCCGGTCAGCGCTAATCGGGAAATCGCGCTGTTATCCCATATATGGAATATGGCGCGCGAATGGGGGTATACGGCCAAAGAAAACCCGGTACGCGGCGTGCGTAAAAACAGAGAAAAGCCCCGCGAGTTTTACGCCGACGATGCGGTGTGGGCGGCGGTGTATGCCAAGGCAAGTCATGAAATCAAGGATGCGATGGATCTAAGCTACCTGACCGGGCAGCGGCCTGCTGACGTACTCAAGATGCGCTTTTCTGACATCAAAGACGCCGCCCTTGAGGTGCAACAGAACAAAACCAGGAAGAAACTGCGCATCCTGCTGGAGAGTGACGGCGTGCGGACAGGACTTGGTGAGGTGATCGACCGTATCAAGGCACGCAAACGCAAGGTGGTTAACCTATTCCTCGTCGCTACGCCAACTGGGAATGAATTGAACGAGCACATGCTACGTTCCCGATTCGATCGGGCCAGGAGCGCTGCGGCTCAAGCCGCCGGACAAGCGGGTGATATCGCCTTGGCAAAAAGAATTCGCACCTTCCAGTTCCGCGACATCCGCCCCAAGGCCGCCAGCGAACTACCGCTGGAGCATGCCAGCAAACTGTTAGGTCACACCGAGCAGGACATCACCGAGAGGGTCTACCGGCGCGTAGGTGAAGTGGTGAAGCCCACTAAATGA
- the dprA gene encoding DNA-processing protein DprA encodes MASSPLSDSQDALLRLLLAGGGSAPRRRLLDYHGTPDTALAAGPSAWRASGCNTMQCTRLLAPDLKAIARIQDWLATPSHHLLGWHDPDYPPLLRHIPSPPLALFVAGDPILLWHASIAIVGSRQPSAGGLNHSYGFAQALAARGLGVVSGMAEGIDATAHEAALATTGGRTIAVLGTGPDVAYPAKHKKLHTRITTHGAVISEYPPGTKPRACHFPQRNRIIAGLALGTLVIEAAERSGALITARLAAEAGRAVFAVPGSLHNPMSRGCHQLIRQGATLVQDVEQVLEDVAPLAAPLAHSLRDRLNAPSWPVTPSLSTPNSNDPKDHTLWDALAYDPMSMDSLIDRTGLTAATLSSMLLALELEGKIVVEHGRYARTM; translated from the coding sequence ATGGCATCCTCACCCCTATCAGACTCCCAGGACGCACTGCTGCGACTGCTACTCGCCGGAGGCGGGAGCGCACCGCGGCGCCGGCTACTGGACTACCACGGCACACCAGACACAGCCCTGGCTGCAGGTCCAAGCGCTTGGCGCGCAAGCGGCTGTAACACAATGCAGTGTACACGCCTACTCGCTCCCGACCTCAAGGCAATCGCACGCATACAAGACTGGTTAGCAACACCAAGCCATCACCTGCTCGGCTGGCATGATCCGGACTACCCACCATTACTGCGCCATATACCTTCGCCACCATTGGCATTGTTCGTCGCAGGGGATCCAATATTGCTATGGCACGCCAGTATCGCCATCGTCGGCAGCCGCCAGCCCAGTGCCGGCGGCCTTAATCATTCATATGGCTTCGCACAGGCACTAGCCGCACGCGGCCTAGGCGTGGTCAGCGGAATGGCGGAAGGAATCGACGCTACTGCACACGAAGCCGCATTGGCCACAACGGGTGGGCGCACCATCGCGGTCCTTGGCACTGGCCCGGATGTAGCATACCCAGCAAAACACAAAAAACTGCATACGCGTATCACCACACACGGCGCGGTGATCAGCGAATATCCACCAGGAACCAAACCACGCGCGTGCCACTTTCCACAACGCAACAGGATTATTGCTGGCTTGGCGCTGGGCACACTGGTGATCGAAGCCGCAGAACGTTCCGGTGCACTGATCACAGCTCGATTGGCAGCCGAAGCCGGGCGTGCAGTGTTCGCAGTGCCAGGATCCCTACACAACCCTATGTCACGCGGCTGCCACCAACTGATCCGTCAAGGCGCGACCCTGGTTCAAGACGTAGAACAGGTATTGGAGGACGTCGCTCCACTAGCCGCACCGCTGGCACACTCTTTGCGTGACCGCCTCAATGCCCCCAGCTGGCCTGTGACGCCCTCTTTAAGCACGCCAAACAGCAACGATCCCAAGGATCACACACTGTGGGATGCCCTAGCATATGACCCAATGTCTATGGATTCATTAATTGACCGTACTGGATTGACGGCTGCTACTCTCTCCTCCATGCTTCTAGCCTTGGAGCTGGAAGGAAAGATTGTGGTAGAACACGGCCGTTATGCGCGTACCATGTAG
- a CDS encoding LysM peptidoglycan-binding domain-containing protein: MFNLFRTAAVAALLTVTTYAVALETGDKHSDTYTVQKGDTLWSLAQRFLKKPWLWPEIWQANPQISNPHLIYPGDIISLAYMNHAANGVAQADLRQAIQPGPRQDAPINAIPLAQIEPFLKDLHVIDSFEQLPYVVGLEEGRLRGTYGQAAYAVGLIDAQPGQRYAVLRPTVSYSLPKPTEDLMMDNQPTINSGLLWKEYVAPSKHREFLGYELAQINVATVTQVGHAPQATTLSLQKGGREVRAGDRLVPVQAQSYDLQFFPHPPDDALLKDADLRVLAVADAFIASGQRDVITISGGTRNGINNGTVFSIWRQGRYINDRIGHRAATSRFDDSFKGAQGTVLQPDEYAAHAMVFRTFNNVSYALVMDAVKPVKVGYTLRHPDAQ, encoded by the coding sequence ATGTTCAACCTCTTCCGTACAGCAGCTGTCGCTGCGCTACTGACCGTTACGACCTATGCCGTCGCCCTTGAAACGGGTGATAAACATTCGGATACCTATACCGTTCAAAAAGGCGACACACTTTGGAGCCTTGCTCAGCGTTTTCTCAAGAAGCCGTGGCTGTGGCCTGAAATCTGGCAGGCTAACCCACAGATCAGTAACCCGCACCTGATCTACCCCGGCGACATCATCAGCTTGGCGTACATGAATCACGCAGCCAACGGTGTGGCCCAGGCGGATCTACGCCAGGCAATACAGCCGGGTCCACGTCAGGACGCACCAATCAATGCAATCCCATTGGCACAGATTGAACCGTTTCTCAAAGATCTACACGTCATCGACAGTTTCGAACAACTGCCCTACGTGGTCGGCCTTGAAGAGGGACGCCTGCGTGGCACCTATGGTCAAGCCGCCTACGCTGTCGGCTTGATCGACGCACAACCAGGTCAACGTTATGCGGTGCTGCGCCCAACTGTAAGCTACTCCCTACCCAAGCCAACAGAAGATCTGATGATGGACAACCAACCCACCATCAACAGTGGCCTGCTCTGGAAAGAGTACGTAGCTCCAAGTAAACACCGAGAATTTTTAGGCTACGAACTGGCCCAAATCAATGTTGCTACCGTCACTCAAGTCGGTCATGCCCCCCAGGCAACTACTCTATCTCTGCAAAAGGGTGGGCGTGAGGTACGTGCTGGAGATCGCCTGGTCCCAGTGCAGGCACAGTCTTACGACCTTCAGTTTTTCCCCCACCCACCGGACGACGCCCTGCTGAAAGATGCAGATCTGCGTGTGCTGGCCGTGGCCGATGCCTTCATAGCTAGCGGTCAGCGCGATGTGATCACTATCTCTGGGGGCACCCGCAACGGCATAAACAATGGCACCGTATTCTCGATCTGGCGCCAGGGTCGCTACATTAACGACCGGATCGGACATCGTGCTGCGACATCACGTTTTGACGATAGCTTCAAGGGCGCTCAAGGCACCGTGCTCCAGCCCGACGAGTACGCTGCGCACGCGATGGTGTTCCGTACCTTTAATAATGTCAGCTATGCACTCGTAATGGACGCCGTTAAACCAGTCAAAGTGGGCTATACACTGAGGCACCCAGACGCCCAATAG
- a CDS encoding DUF4224 domain-containing protein yields the protein MSATEFLTAAELIEVTGYKHIASQREWLDKNGWAYVVNAAGRPIVGRWFARLRLAGVHPHMDGGGMSPAGRPNFAALD from the coding sequence ATGAGCGCAACAGAATTTCTAACCGCCGCAGAACTGATTGAGGTGACAGGCTATAAGCACATCGCCAGCCAACGTGAGTGGCTCGACAAAAACGGGTGGGCCTATGTGGTCAATGCGGCGGGCCGCCCGATTGTAGGCCGCTGGTTTGCACGCTTGCGCTTGGCAGGGGTACACCCACACATGGACGGGGGCGGTATGTCCCCAGCGGGCCGCCCTAATTTTGCGGCCTTGGACTAA